From Salinicola endophyticus:
CGTTGATGCTCGACAACACGAAATGGGACGATATCTGCGAAATAGTCGACGCCGGCGCGTTTTATCACCACCCGCATCGGCTGATCTTCAAGGCGCTGGAAGCGCTATCCCATGACGAGAAACCGCTGGATGTGGTGACGCTCTCCGAGGCATTGGAGCGGAATGGGAATCTCGAGACTTGTGGTGGCTTGTCCTACCTGGCCGAGCTGGCCCGCAACACGCCGTCGGCTACCAATGTGGTTGCCTATGCCGGCATCGTTCATGAGCATCAGCGTCGCCGGCAGCTGGCCAATATGGGGCGTGATCTTAGTCAGCGGGCGCTGGATGGGCAGCAGCTCAGTCAGATCCTGATCGAAGCGGCAGAGCGACAACTTTTCGAGTTGGCCGAAAATCGGCAGGGCAAGGAAAACGGCATACGTCCGGCGTTGACGGCGGCGATCAATACCATCGATCGCGCCTTCAATGCCAAGGATGGCATCACTGGCACGCCGACGGGCTACCAAGATCTCGACGCTCTTACCTGCGGCTGGCAGGACTCGGACCTGATCGTGATTGCTGGCCGCCCGTCGATGGGTAAGACCACGCTCGGCATGAACCTCGTCGAGAATGCTCTGGAGGCAACCGCCGGTCGTGTGGAGTTGGCCACGGCACCGATCTTCGTCTTCTCGCTCGAGATGCCCGAAGAACAGCTGATGCTACGTCTGATGGCGAGCATGGGGCGGCTGGACCTGAGCAAACTCCGCGCGGGCCAGTTGGACGACGGGGGGTGGGAAAAGTTGACCGCCGCCACGAACCGCATATTGGGCTTCGAGGAGCGCCTGTTCGTGGACGACTCCAGTGGGCTCTCCGCAACCTCACTCAAGTCTCGTGCACGTCGGCTGATGCGCCGCCACGGCAAACCGGCTCTGATCCTCATCGACTATCTGCAGTTGCTCGAAGAGCCGGGCTGCGAGAACCGCAACACCGAGATTTCTGCGATATCGCGCATCCTCAAGGCGACCGCCAAGGATCTCAACTGCCCGGTGGTGGCGCTCTCGCAGCTCAATCGTGCACTCGAAAACCGCCCCAACAAGCGGCCCTGTATGGCCGATCTGCGCGACTCCGGCGCGATCGAGCAGGACGCCGACGTCATAGGCTTCGTCTACCGCGATGAGGTCTACAACCAAGATATCCCAGACAACAAGGGGCTGGCCGAGCTGATCATCGGCAAGCAGCGCAACGGTCCCACTGGCACGGTACATCTCGCGTTTCTGGGCGCCCATACGCGCTTCGAATCCCTGGCTTGGAAGCAGGTAAGGGAGGTGCGGTCATGAAAATGATGCCAAGCCTGCTCTCCTACCATGAGATTCGCCACTTCCACCTGTTCTGTGGCCTGGGCGGCGGCGCCGCAGGGTTCAACCGCGGCAACGCACGCGTCGGCAACATGCAGGCGCGCTTTCGGTGTATCGGCGGGATCGACGTCGACGCCGGCGCCATCGCCGACTTCCAGCGGCTGACTGGCACGCGCGGCACGGTCATGGACCTGTTCGACCGCGATCAATACCGCACCTTTCACGGCGCGGAGCCGCCGGCGGAATGGCGCGAGATGACGCCAGCCGACATCCATGCCGCTGCGGATGGCGAGCGGCCGCACATCGTGTTCCTCAGCGCGCCATGCAAGGGTTTCTCGGGGCTGCTGTCGCAGAGCCGCAGCAGCACGCCGAAGTACCAGGCGCTCAACCGGCTGACGCTGCGCGGTATCTGGCTGACGCTCGAAGCCTGGACCGACGATCCACCGGAGCTGCTGATCTTCGAGAACGTGCCGCGCATCGCCAACCGCGGGCGGGAGCTGCTCGATCAGATCATCTCGCTGCTGGAGCACTACGGCTACGCCGTCGCCGAGACGACTCACGACTGCGGTGAACTCGGCGGTCTCGCCCAGTCGCGTAAGCGTTTCCTGTTGGTGGCTCGCCATCGCGAAAAGGTGCCGCCGTTTCTTTACGAGCCCCCCAAGCGCGCGCTGCGTTCGGTCGGTGAGGTGCTCGGCGAGATGTCCATGCCAGGCGAAGAGCGCGCCGGGCCGATGCACCGCATCCCGCGCCTTCAGTGGAAGACCTGGGTACGGCTCGCCTTCGTGCAGGCCGGGAGCGACTGGCGGTCGTTAAACAAGCTCGTCGTCGAGAACGGCCACCTGCGTGATTACCTGATCGTGCCCGAGGGCCGCAATGGCTTTCTGGGCGTCAATGACTGGACCGATGCCACCGGCACCATCGCCGGCGCCAGTCGCCCCGGCAACGGCAGCTTTTCGGTCGCAGATCCGCGTTTCGATCAGTCAGCGGCATGGCGCGACGGCCAGGCTTACGGTGTCCGCCGCTGGGACTGCTCCACCGGAGCTATTGCTGGCCAGCAGTCGCCGGGGCAAGGTACCTATGCGGTCGCTGATCCCCGGGTTGTCGGCGTCCGCCACAACAATGTCTACCGCATCGTTCGATGGAGCCGGCACAGCCCGTCAGTCACTGGCGGTACAGGTCCCACCTCGGGCGGTCTAGCTGTCGCAGACCCTCGCACCGGATGGCCTAAATCCGCGCACGGCAGCAAGCTCGCTATCACTGGCTTCAACGAGTCATGCCGCACAGTCACCGGCGCCCGTTTCGGAAGTGGCGCATTGGCCATCGCCGATCCACGACCTGGCATGAAACGTGGCCGCGGCGACAATTACCTGACCGCTGGGCACTACGGCGTTGTGCCCTGGTCCAGCCCTAGCGGCGCCGTGTCGGCCGCTGCTGGGCACGACAACGGTCGTTGGTCAGTCGCCGATCCCCGAATGCCCGAGCCAAACGAGAAGCTGGTCGCTGTGATCCGCTCGCTCGATGGCACCTGGCACCGGCCGTTCACCACCCTTGAGCTAGCCGCGCTGCAAAGCCTGATCGATCCGCATGAATATTTGGAGCTGTCCGGCCTTAGTGATAGCGCCTGGCGTGAGCGCATCGGCAATGCCGTGCCACGAGATGCCGCCGAAGCGATCGCCGGCGTGATGGGTACCACGCTGCTGCTGGCCTGGGCCGGCGAGACGTTCGCGCTCGGCGCAACGCCGATCTGGGTGCGCAACTTGGCTGTCGGCTTGTCCGTTGAGACACCGGGCCATCCCGCTCGCGCTGGAGGTGCTTCATGAGTTTCATCACTACTCATTCTGGCCTCTCGGTTCATATGGCGAATCCCACGCCACAGATGATCGAACCATCCGACATCGGTCGCGCACTGAGTCGAATCTGCCGTTTCGGCGGACATACTTTTGAGCACTACAGCGTTGCGCAGCACTGCGTACTCGCCAGTCAGTTTGTGCCCTCCGAGCATCAACTAACGGCGCTGATGCACGACGCCACTGAAGCCTATGTCGGCGATATGGTCTCGCCATTGAAAGCCCTCATGCCGGAGTTCAAGAAGGTAGAGGAACGGTTCTGGTTGGCGATTGCTGAGCGCTTCGGGCTCCCAGAAGTGATGGACCCTTGCATCAAAAATATCGACCTGATCCTGCTTGCAACGGAGCGCCGCGATCTGCTCTTCGAAGGGGATGAGTGGGGTTGCCTCGAAGGGGTAGTACCGCTTCCCCTCCACATCCAGCCGTGGTCGATGGATCACGCCTTCCAACAATGGATGAATCGATTCGAAGATCTCGACCAACGTCACCAGTCCAACGCGGCGGCGCGGAGGATAGCGTCATGACAGTGACTGCCCCACTAATGCGCTACCACGGCGGCAAATTTCGCCTGGCACCATGGATCATGGCGCATTTCCCTCCGATGTCTGCCTTCGATGTCTATGTCGAGTCCTTTGGTGGCGCCGCTGGCGTGCTCCTACAGAAGCCACGCAGCTATGCCGAGGTCTACAACGATCTGGACGGCGATGTCGTCAATCTGTTCGAGGTGCTGCGTAGTTCCCAGCAGCGTGCGTGGCTAATCGAGCAGGTGGCTCTGACGCCCTATGCGCGACTCGAATTCGAGCGAGCCTGGGACCCTGCGCAGGATCCGATCGAGCGTGCTCGACGCCTGTTGATTCGTGCCCATATGGGGTTCGGAACAGCCGGCGCGACGCGCGGCAATTCCGGCTTTCGCACAGACACCCGACGTGCTCATGGCACGACACAACATCACTGGCAGCGTTTGCCCAGCGTGATCGGTCGTGTCGCTGAGCGCTTGTCGGGTGTTCTGATCGAGAACCGCGATGCCCTGACCGTGATCGCCCAGCATGACTCCCCACGCACGCTCCACTACGTCGATCCCCCTTATCTCGGGGAAACCCGAGAGAGTGGGCATCGGCATGCCTATAGCCATGAGCTGAGCGATCAGCGTCATGTCGAATTGCTTGAGCGCCTGCGGCTCGCTAAGGGCTACGTCATCCTCTCCGGTTACGACGCCGCACTCTATCGCGAGGCGCTACGTGATTGGCGTATGACCCGGCGGCATGTACAGGCATCGGCTCAAAGAGGCTCGGGCCGGCGTACCGAGTGTCTTTGGCTCAATCCTCGCGCGGCAGAATGGGCCGGCCAAATGGAGCTCAATCTGTCGTATCTGGAGGTGTCTCATGGCTGACTCACTCCCGATCCGCTGCTCGACCCGCGCCCTAAAGCGTGTAGTGCGTTACGCCGTGACTCACGGCTGGCGCGTCGAGCGTACACGAGGCGGTCACGTTCGTTTCATCAAGGCAGGTTGCCCGCCTGTATTCACCGGATTTTCACCCAGCGATGCGCGTGCGGAAAAGAATGTTTTGGCAAGGCTGCGACGGCTACAGAAAGAAGAGGAGGGGGATGCATGAAGGACAATTCCAGCTCAGCCCTTTTAGGCCTTGAATCACTCGATGTCCGTCGAGGACAGGGGGGAGGTGTCCAATGACTCCCGATCGCATCCTCCGCAAGATCGAGCGCTGCCTGGCGTTATCTCGTTCGGCCAACGAGCATGAGGCGGGAACGGCGCTGCGGCAGGCGCAGCGCCTGATGGCTGAATATGGCATCAGCGAGATCGATGTTGCCGCTTCGACCATAGATCGGGTGGCCATCAAAACTCCTGCTGGGCGCGAGCCGCCGCGCTGGCTGAATTGCCTAGTTCAGCTAGTCAACTCGGCTTTCGGAACCGCCGCCGTCTATGAGCCAAGACGAACCGTGGGAGGCTGGCAAGGGGACTTCGCCTTCCTCGGGGAGGCAAGCCAGGTGCGCATCGCGGCTTATGCCTTCGAGGTGCTGCAGCGCCAGCTGATCAGTGATCGCAAGGCATTTCTCAATGGCATGCACAAGCGGGCGAAGCGCGTCACCAAAGTCCGTCGTGCCGATGCATACGCTTCGGCATGGGTGGCTGGGGCATACGAGCACATTGTGCCGGTGCAGAAGACAGAGGAGGCCATCGCCGCGATCGAGCACTTCCAGCAGCGCCTATATCCCGAGTTGGAATCACTCAAGGCCATTGATCGAGGGCATCGTCGCGACGATCACCGAGCGATGGCGAAAGGTTATGCGGCCGGACGTCATGCCCGACTGCACAGCGGCGTCGATCGCGACAAGCACAAGGAGCTGACCCATGGCTGAGATCTTCGCATTTCCATCACAGGAGGCCAGTGCCCAGGGCATGGAGCGGTATCTGCACGGTCAGGAGTGTATGGCACTTGGGCGGCTGGATCCCTTCCCCGAATGGGTCGAGACCCTGGAGTCCTGGTTCGCCATTCATCCGCAGGCTCAGAGCAAGCGCAACGACGCGCTACGGGCGTTGCTTGCCGATACCTGGCTGGTCTTTCACATGGCTTGCGACAAGACCGGCCGGCTCAAGATGCAGCAGCACCACAACCTGCGCTGGGCCCAGCTCCAGTATATCGACCTCAGTGACTTCGAGCTGCTGGTGATCGTGAGCGACAACTTGGGAGAGTTGCGACGTGGCCTGCAGGCGTTATGCGATTCCTATCCCCCGCAGACCCGCAGCGACTTGAGCCTTCATGGCCTAACCCAGAGCCTTGGCCGACTGCAGAGGCAGTTGGAGCACTTTTTTGATTCACAGTGCTGCACCTCGTTGCAGCCGGAGCGGACCCCATGAGCAGATCATCCGTCACACCCGATCAGATTACGGCAAAGTTGAGACAGCCGGGTCCGAAGCTCAACAGTCAGCTCACGGATCGGTTGCCTGCGCCGGTTCGTGAGCAGCCGATCACCCTGAGGCTCGCTCAACTGCGGCCCTACGATCGCAACCCGCGGACGCACCTGAACCCTAAGTATGATGAGATCAAAGAGTCGATCCGTGCCGTGGGGCTCAAGCAGAAGCTGACCGTGACCCAGCGGCCAGGCGATGATCGCTACATGATCTCGGACGGCGGTAACACCCGCCTGCAGATCCTCAACGAGCTATATCAGGAGACCGGCGACGAGCGCTTCAACCAGCAGGATTGCCACTTTGTGCCTTGGCAGGGCGAGATCAACGTCCTTGCCGGGCACCTGGCGGAGAACGACAACCGGGGTCAGCTGAGCTGGATCGAGCGTGCGCGCGGGATCTTCGAAGCCAAGCGCATGTTGGAGGAGGAGGCGGGTGAGAGCATCTCCCAGCGCGAGTTGACAAAGCGGCTGCGCTTGCTCGGGTACACCATTGATCAAAGCCATATCAGTCGAATGCTCTACACCATTGAGCATTTCCTGCCGACGCTGCCGCTGACGCTGGATGCCGGCATGGGTCGTCCTCAGATCGAAAAGCTGATCTCATACCGCCAATTCTGCGAAGAGTGCTGGACCCGTTGCGCCGACTACTGGATGGAGCACGCCGACGATCTAGGCGAGGGAGAGCAGTGGGCCAAGAACGTTGTCGACGGCGATTTTGCCCAGGCTTGGCATGAGGAGATGACCCTACTCGACCACGAAGGCCAGACCGAGTTTCGCTGGAACATCGTCGAGGACCGGCTGAAGGGCATGCTCAATGAGCATACCGGACTTCACTTCAACCCCATTGATATGGCGTGGAAGAACTGGTTCACGGTGCGCAAGTATGCCCGCGCGGCTACTCAAGAAGAGCGTGACGATATCTGGACCACGGTCGATAGCGAGTTGGCCCGGCTGCGTCATCCCCAAGAGCGCCATCTCTATCCTCCCAAGCCTGAAATCTCCCCGGGTCGCCCTTCGTCCGGCAAGTCCTCGGATGCCTCAGGGGGAGCGCCGATCACCAAAGCCCCCGGAGTCAATGAGGGCCCCATCAGTGGGGGCAGCGATCTCGATCCCGATGATCTGACCTTTGGCGATGGGCAAAGCGATCTTTCCCCGCCCGCGGCGCCGCCATCCGAGCGTGGGGTGCCACAATCTGGCGGCGTCAGCGAGTCGGTTGCGATCAAACAGATGCGC
This genomic window contains:
- the dnaB gene encoding replicative DNA helicase gives rise to the protein MSIEAVSSASAEAEVMGLLPPHSIEAEQSTLGALMLDNTKWDDICEIVDAGAFYHHPHRLIFKALEALSHDEKPLDVVTLSEALERNGNLETCGGLSYLAELARNTPSATNVVAYAGIVHEHQRRRQLANMGRDLSQRALDGQQLSQILIEAAERQLFELAENRQGKENGIRPALTAAINTIDRAFNAKDGITGTPTGYQDLDALTCGWQDSDLIVIAGRPSMGKTTLGMNLVENALEATAGRVELATAPIFVFSLEMPEEQLMLRLMASMGRLDLSKLRAGQLDDGGWEKLTAATNRILGFEERLFVDDSSGLSATSLKSRARRLMRRHGKPALILIDYLQLLEEPGCENRNTEISAISRILKATAKDLNCPVVALSQLNRALENRPNKRPCMADLRDSGAIEQDADVIGFVYRDEVYNQDIPDNKGLAELIIGKQRNGPTGTVHLAFLGAHTRFESLAWKQVREVRS
- a CDS encoding DNA cytosine methyltransferase, whose product is MKMMPSLLSYHEIRHFHLFCGLGGGAAGFNRGNARVGNMQARFRCIGGIDVDAGAIADFQRLTGTRGTVMDLFDRDQYRTFHGAEPPAEWREMTPADIHAAADGERPHIVFLSAPCKGFSGLLSQSRSSTPKYQALNRLTLRGIWLTLEAWTDDPPELLIFENVPRIANRGRELLDQIISLLEHYGYAVAETTHDCGELGGLAQSRKRFLLVARHREKVPPFLYEPPKRALRSVGEVLGEMSMPGEERAGPMHRIPRLQWKTWVRLAFVQAGSDWRSLNKLVVENGHLRDYLIVPEGRNGFLGVNDWTDATGTIAGASRPGNGSFSVADPRFDQSAAWRDGQAYGVRRWDCSTGAIAGQQSPGQGTYAVADPRVVGVRHNNVYRIVRWSRHSPSVTGGTGPTSGGLAVADPRTGWPKSAHGSKLAITGFNESCRTVTGARFGSGALAIADPRPGMKRGRGDNYLTAGHYGVVPWSSPSGAVSAAAGHDNGRWSVADPRMPEPNEKLVAVIRSLDGTWHRPFTTLELAALQSLIDPHEYLELSGLSDSAWRERIGNAVPRDAAEAIAGVMGTTLLLAWAGETFALGATPIWVRNLAVGLSVETPGHPARAGGAS
- a CDS encoding DNA adenine methylase; translation: MTVTAPLMRYHGGKFRLAPWIMAHFPPMSAFDVYVESFGGAAGVLLQKPRSYAEVYNDLDGDVVNLFEVLRSSQQRAWLIEQVALTPYARLEFERAWDPAQDPIERARRLLIRAHMGFGTAGATRGNSGFRTDTRRAHGTTQHHWQRLPSVIGRVAERLSGVLIENRDALTVIAQHDSPRTLHYVDPPYLGETRESGHRHAYSHELSDQRHVELLERLRLAKGYVILSGYDAALYREALRDWRMTRRHVQASAQRGSGRRTECLWLNPRAAEWAGQMELNLSYLEVSHG
- a CDS encoding DUF2786 domain-containing protein translates to MTPDRILRKIERCLALSRSANEHEAGTALRQAQRLMAEYGISEIDVAASTIDRVAIKTPAGREPPRWLNCLVQLVNSAFGTAAVYEPRRTVGGWQGDFAFLGEASQVRIAAYAFEVLQRQLISDRKAFLNGMHKRAKRVTKVRRADAYASAWVAGAYEHIVPVQKTEEAIAAIEHFQQRLYPELESLKAIDRGHRRDDHRAMAKGYAAGRHARLHSGVDRDKHKELTHG
- a CDS encoding ParB family protein is translated as MSRSSVTPDQITAKLRQPGPKLNSQLTDRLPAPVREQPITLRLAQLRPYDRNPRTHLNPKYDEIKESIRAVGLKQKLTVTQRPGDDRYMISDGGNTRLQILNELYQETGDERFNQQDCHFVPWQGEINVLAGHLAENDNRGQLSWIERARGIFEAKRMLEEEAGESISQRELTKRLRLLGYTIDQSHISRMLYTIEHFLPTLPLTLDAGMGRPQIEKLISYRQFCEECWTRCADYWMEHADDLGEGEQWAKNVVDGDFAQAWHEEMTLLDHEGQTEFRWNIVEDRLKGMLNEHTGLHFNPIDMAWKNWFTVRKYARAATQEERDDIWTTVDSELARLRHPQERHLYPPKPEISPGRPSSGKSSDASGGAPITKAPGVNEGPISGGSDLDPDDLTFGDGQSDLSPPAAPPSERGVPQSGGVSESVAIKQMRAQLAQLEQQNAELKAQSEQMPVTIRGLGHGESDPEEDLLDSDGLMREHNPQPMRSPEEQATIAADLTLSPHHETEGHRQLRHWQAKEHGEEAIDFEAAALKSVPLQDGGPIAPITDLWHVPTWRRNARDLRMQIGEVVQLLASWAGIEASGSSEVIRLNAREGLGYELGPLEGAPSRRAQLVWQLLAGLEGNIDPMMPSDISLLGEMVGSHGDDSEVRLPDGLFVRVFWLTRLIRVLREVQQAEGDS